GATCGAGACGCCGACGGACACGCCTGAACAGGTCAACAAGCTGGTGTCCCTGGTTGCGGATCACTATCGCGACCTGCCGGCAACGATCGAACGCGTTGCCGGCGTCGATGGCTGCGGCGATCACCTCATCATCCGCTCGGCGTGGGGCCAGGAACGGCCGGGCATCCTGGTGCTCAGTCATCTCGATACCGTCCACCCCATGGGATTCATCGAGCGACTGCCCTTCAAAGTGGAGGGCGACAGCGCGTTCGGTCCCGGCATCTACGACATGAAGGGCGGCGCCTACATCGCCCATCACGCCTTTCGCGTGCTGTGCGCCACGGCGGATCGCTCGCCGCTCGGCATCACCCACATGTTCACCTCCGACGAGGAGATCGGCAGCCCCACCTCGCGCGCGCTGATCGAGCAGGAAGGGCGCAAGGCCAAATACGTGCTGGTGACGGAGCCCGCGCGCGACGGCGGCAAGATCGTCACCGGACGCAAGGGCGTCGGGCGGTTCGAAGTCTTCATCAAGGGCGTGCCCGCACATGCCGGCACGCGGCCGGAAGACGGACGCAGCGCCATCCGCGAGCTCGCCAATGTCATTCAGGCGCTGGAGGGAATGAACGACCTGAAGCGCGGCGTCACCGTCAATGTCGGTGTGGTGCGCGGCGGCACGCGTCCCAACGTGACGCCGGAAGAGGCCTACGCCGAAGTCGATCTGCGTGTCCCCAGCTTCACCGATGCAGAGGAATTCGTCGGCAGGATCCTCGGGCTAAAATCCAGGACCGAAGGCGTCACCGTCAAAGTCACGGGCGAGCTCAACCGTCCACCTTACGAGAAGAGCAATTCGGGCGCCGCGCTGTTCGAGCACACGAGGACGCTCGCTGCCGAGCTCGGCTTCGATCTGATCGACGTCCATACCGGCGGCGGCTCCGACGGCAATTTCACCGCCGCGCATACCGGCACGCTCGACGGGCTCGGCGTCGACGGCAAGGGCGCACACACCCATTTCGAGCAGCTCTACGTCTCCTCGCTCGAGCCGCGCGCACGGCTGCTCTATCGCCTTTATCAGACGCTGCGATGAACGACGAAAAGCCGCACCCGCGCCGCACTGAAGACAACGAGCGCGCCTTCTTCGGACGCCGCAAGGGTCACAAGCTCAGGCAGCACCAGGCCGACCTCGTCGACAATTTGCTGCCGCACCTGGCGCTCGACATCGCGCACGAGGCGCCCGCGGATGTCCGCGAGACGTTCGATCCGGCCGCGAGCGAGCTCAGGCTCGAGATCGGCTTTGGCGGCGGCGAGCATCTTGCGGCCGAGGCGCAGAACTTTCCCACGACCGGCTTCATCGGCTGCGAGCCCTATGTCAACGGCATGGCCAAGGTCCTCGCGCAGATCGAGGCCGGCAACATCGGCAATATCCGCCTGTTCGCAGGCGATGCCGCCGAGCTGCTCGCCTGGCTGCCGCAAGCATCGCTGTCGCGGATCGACCTCATCCATCCCGATCCC
The DNA window shown above is from Bradyrhizobium sp. CB1650 and carries:
- the trmB gene encoding tRNA (guanosine(46)-N7)-methyltransferase TrmB, which codes for MNDEKPHPRRTEDNERAFFGRRKGHKLRQHQADLVDNLLPHLALDIAHEAPADVRETFDPAASELRLEIGFGGGEHLAAEAQNFPTTGFIGCEPYVNGMAKVLAQIEAGNIGNIRLFAGDAAELLAWLPQASLSRIDLIHPDPWPKRRHWKRRFVQDKTIAAMARVLKTGGEFRFVSDIDDYCAWTLSHLARSPDFKWLAERADDFRLPWAGYTMTRYGRKAAREGRKAAYLRFRRL
- a CDS encoding M20 family metallopeptidase, translating into MVTRSNPFDSATILDGIRRWVEIETPTDTPEQVNKLVSLVADHYRDLPATIERVAGVDGCGDHLIIRSAWGQERPGILVLSHLDTVHPMGFIERLPFKVEGDSAFGPGIYDMKGGAYIAHHAFRVLCATADRSPLGITHMFTSDEEIGSPTSRALIEQEGRKAKYVLVTEPARDGGKIVTGRKGVGRFEVFIKGVPAHAGTRPEDGRSAIRELANVIQALEGMNDLKRGVTVNVGVVRGGTRPNVTPEEAYAEVDLRVPSFTDAEEFVGRILGLKSRTEGVTVKVTGELNRPPYEKSNSGAALFEHTRTLAAELGFDLIDVHTGGGSDGNFTAAHTGTLDGLGVDGKGAHTHFEQLYVSSLEPRARLLYRLYQTLR